From the genome of Bombus pascuorum chromosome 2, iyBomPasc1.1, whole genome shotgun sequence, one region includes:
- the LOC132916817 gene encoding CDK-activating kinase assembly factor MAT1: MDDQACPRCKTTKYRNPSLKMMVNVCGHTLCESCVDLLFLKGSGSCPECKIPLRRANFRVQLFEDPMVEKEVNIRKRILRDFNKKEEDFATLREYNDYLEEIETLIYNLANNIDVVETNKKIEQYKRDNKDQITKSKSKIGRSEYELEEMIELEKQKEEERRLEIAKEEIEAKKKKIREKEALIDELTFSEGNAKSIVETFASVIQASKKEQKATPAKVTQFSTGIKFTNQGGQSYMPIPKIEEGPLYCYTPIRQGTDGPTPPSWRELQARGYVSHVRVESSAERAGGFKAHVACLRALQESMAGLYHNPSQSQTEFTTV; encoded by the exons ATGGATGATCAAGCTTGCCCGAGATGCAAAACTACCAAATATCGAAATCCATCATTGAAAATGATGGTGAACGTTTGCGGTCACACGTTGTGTGAAAGCTGCGTGGATTTGTTATTTCTGAAAG GTTCTGGATCATGTCCCGAATGTAAAATTCCTCTGAGAAGAGCGAATTTCCGTGTACAATTATTCGAGGACCCTATGGTAGAGAAGGAAGTAAACATCAGGAAAAGAATTCTTAGAGACTTCAACAAGAAAGAGGAGGACTTTGCAACGTTAAGAGAATACAATGATTACTTAGAAGAAATTGAgacattaatatataacttgGCTAATAATATTGATGTAGTAgaaacaaataagaaaatagaacaGTACAAAAGAGACAACAAAGATCAAATAACAAAAAGTAAATCTAAGATTGGTAGAAGCGAATATGAATTGGAAGAGATGATCGAGTTAGAGAAGCagaaagaggaggaaagaagaTTGGAAATAGctaaagaagaaattgaagctaaaaagaaaaagatccgTGAAAAGGAAGCATTAATAGACGAGCTTACATTTTCAGAAGGAAATGCAAAGAGCATAGTAGAGACATTTGCCTCTGTTATACAAGCATCTAAGAAAGAACAGAAAGCAACACCTGCTAAAGTCACTCAATTTAGTACAggaattaaatttactaatCAGGGAGGTCAGAGTTACATGCCCATACCAAAGATCGAAGAAGGTCCTCTGTATTGTTACACTCCTATTAGACAAGGGACAGATGGCCCAACACCTCCTAGTTGGAGAGAATTGCAAGCTCGTGGATACGTTTCTCATGTACGCGTTGAATCCTCAGCAGAAAGGGCAGGTGGATTTAAAGCACATGTTGCATGCTTAAGAGCCTTGCAAGAATCCATGGCTGGTTTATATCACAATCCCTCACAGAGCCAAACAGAATTTACAACTGTATAA